One genomic region from Carcharodon carcharias isolate sCarCar2 chromosome 12, sCarCar2.pri, whole genome shotgun sequence encodes:
- the LOC121285009 gene encoding twist-related protein 2-like, producing MPLGIMQASPRSLPGSPADSPASSEEEADRQQKRYDSKRRYCKKSSEDGSPNPGKRNKKSSPSSQSYEELQSQRILANVRERQRTQSLNEAFSSLRKIIPTLPSDKLSKIQTLKLAARYIDFLYQVLQSDEMDQKMTSCSYVAHERLSYAFSVWRMEGAWSMSATH from the coding sequence ATGCCCTTAGGCATCATGCAGGCCAGTCCCCGCAGCCTGCCCGGGTCTCCCGCGGACAGCCCGGCTAGCAGCGAGGAAGAGGCAGACCGGCAGCAGAAGAGGTACGACAGCAAGAGGAGGTACTGCAAGAAGTCCAGCGAGGACGGGAGCCCCAACCCCGGCAAGCGGAACAAGAAGTCCAGCCCCAGCTCGCAGTCGTACGAGGAGCTGCAGAGTCAAAGGATCCTGGCCAACGTCCGGGAGCGGCAGAGAACCCAGTCGCTGAACGAGGCGTTCTCGTCGCTCAGGAAAatcatccccaccctcccctccgaCAAGCTGAGCAAAATCCAGACCCTCAAGCTGGCCGCCAGGTACATCGACTTCCTCTATCAGGTTCTACAGAGCGACGAGATGGACCAGAAAATGACCAGCTGCAGCTATGTGGCCCACGAGAGACTGAGTTACGCTTTCTCCGTGTGGAGAATGGAGGGGGCCTGGTCCATGTCCGCCACTCACTAG